The sequence GAGTGGGCGGCGCCGACGCCGTCACCGTGCTCCCCTTCGACCACGCCCTCGGGCTGCCGGACGCGTTCGCCCGCCGGATCGCCCGCAACACCTCGACGATCCTGGTCGAGGAGTCGCATCTGGCACGGGTGATCGACCCGGCGGGCGGCTCCTGGTACGTGGAGCGGCTGACCGACGAACTCGCCCACGCGGGCTGGGAGTTCTTCCAGCACATCGAGGGCCTCGGCGGTCAGGCGGCCGCCCTGCGCTCGAGCCGGCTCGGCCAGGACCTGGCGGAGACCTGGGCTGCGCGCAGCGCGAAGCTCGCCGAGCGGCGTGAACCCATCACCGGGGTCAGCGAGTTCCCGAACCTCACCGAGCGCGTCCCCGAGCGCCGGCCCGTACCGGAGCCGTCGTCCGGCGGGCTCCCGAGGGTGCGCCGCGACGAGGCGTACGAGGTGTTGCGGGCCCGTTCCGACGCGCATCTCGCCGCCACCGGAACCCGGCCGCGCGTCTACCTGGCCACCATCGGCCCCGCCGCCGCGCACACCGCCCGGACCTCCTTCGTCTCGAACCTCTTCCAGGCCGGCGGCATCGAGCCCGTCACCGAGGGTTCCTTCGAGGACAGCGGAGCCACCGAGGCGTGTCTGTGTTCCAGTGACGCGCTGTACGAGGAGCAGGCCGCGAGCACGGCCCGGGCCCTGCGAGCGGCAGGCGCCAGGCACGTGTTCCTCGCCGGCCGGCCCGGGCAGTACACGGATGTCGACGCGTACGTCTTCGCGGGCTGCGACGCCGTCGCCGTGCTCTCCGCCACCCTCGACCGCATGGGAGTGTCCTGATGGGAATCCCCGACTTCTCCGGGATCCAGCTGGGGACCCCGACCACCGGCTCCGGCATCGACGCCGGTGCCGACGACTGGCGCAGGGCCGTCAAGAAGGCGACCGGCGACGACGAGGCGTTCTGGGAGACCCCGGAGGGCATCGCGGTCAAGCCGCTGTACACCGGCCGTGACCTGGAGGGCCTGGACTTCCTGGGGACCTATCCGGGCGTCGCGCCGTACCTGCGCGGGCCGTACCCCACGATGTACGTCAATCAGCCCTGGACGATCCGTCAGTACGCGGGGTTCTCGACGGCCGAGGAGTCCAACGCCTTCTACCGCCGCAACCTGGCCGCCGGTCAGAAGGGTCTGTCGGTCGCCTTCGACCTGCCGACCCACCGCGGCTACGACAGCGACCACCCGCGGGTGACGGGTGACGTCGGCATGGCGGGCGTGGCCATCGACTCCATCCTCGACATGCGTCAGCTGTTCGACGGCATCCCGCTGGACAAGATGTCCGTCTCGATGACGATGAACGGCGCCGTGCTGCCCGTGCTCGCGCTGTACATCGTGGCGGCGGAGGAGCAGGGCGTACCGCCGGAGAAGCTGGCCGGGACCATCCAGAACGACATCCTCAAGGAGTTCATGGTCCGCAACACCTACATCTATCCGCCGAAGCCGTCGATGCGGATCATCTCCGACATCTTCGCCTTCACCTCGCAGCGGATGCCCCGCTACAACTCCATCTCCATCTCCGGCTATCACATCCAGGAAGCCGGGGCGACGGCCGACCTGGAGCTGGCGTACACCCTCGCCGACGGCGTCGAGTACATCCGGGCGGGCCGCGAAGTGGGCCTGGACGTCGACGCGTTCGCGCCGCGGCTGTCCTTCTTCTGGGCGATCGGCATGAACTTCTTCATGGAGGTCGCCAAGTTGCGGGCGGCGCGCCTGCTGTGGGCGAAGCTGGTCAGGCAGTTCGACCCGCAGAACGCCAAGTCCCTCTCCCTGCGCACCCATTCGCAGACCTCCGGGTGGTCGCTCACCGCGCAGGACGTGTTCAACAACGTGACACGCACATGTGTCGAGGCGATGGCGGCGACGCAGGGCCACACCCAGTCGCTGCACACCAACGCCCTCGACGAGGCGCTCGCCCTGCCCACCGACTTCTCCGCGCGCATCGCCCGCAACACCCAGCTGCTGATCCAGCAGGAGTCGGGCACCACCCGGGTCATCGACCCGTGGGGCGGCAGCGCGTACGTCGAGAAGCTCACGTACGACCTGGCCCGGCGGGCCTGGCAGCACATCGAGGAGGTCGAGGCGGCGGGCGGTATGGCCAAGGCCATCGACGCGGGCATCCCCAAGCTGCGCATTGAGGAGGCGGCGGCCCGCACCCAGGCCCGGATCGACTCCGGCCGCCAGCCGGTGATCGGCGTCAACAAGTACCGCGTCGAGACCGACGAGCAGATCGACGTCCTCACCGTCGACAACTCCTCCGTACGCACCCAGCAGATCGAGAAGCTGCGGCGGCTGCGGGCGGAGCGGGACGAGACGGCGTGCCAGGACTCCCTCGACGCCCTGACCCGGGCGGCCGGCGGCGAGGGCAACCTCCTCGAACTGGCGGTGAACGCGGCACGCGCCAAGGCGACCGTCGGGGAGATCTCCGACGCCCTGGAGAAGGTGTACGGGCGGCACGCGGGCCAGATCCGTACGATCTCCGGTGTGTACCGCAACGAAGCAGGGGAGTCCCCGTCCGTGGACCGCACCCGGTCGCTCGTCGACTCCTTCGAGGAGGCCGAGGGCCGTCGCCCGCGCATCCTGGTCGCCAAGATGGGCCAGGACGGGCACGACCGCGGCCAGAAGGTGATCGCCACGGCCTTCGCCGACCTCGGCTTCGACGTGGACGTCGGCCCGCTGTTCCAGACCCCGGGCGAGGTGGCCCGCCAGGCGGTGGAGGCGGACGTGCACATCGTGGGCGTCTCCTCGCTTGCCGCCGGGCACCTCACCCTCGTACCGGCGCTGCGGGAGGAGCTGGCCGCGGAGGGCCGCGACGACATCATGGTCGTCGTCGGCGGGGTGATTCCGCCGCAGGACGTGCCGACCCTGCTGGAGATGGGCGCGGCGGCCGTGTTCCCGCCCGGGACGGTGATCCCGGAGGCGGCCTACGACCTCGTGCGGCGGCTGTCGACCGGTCTCGGGCACGACCTGTGATCGAACTCGACACCTACGTCAAGGGTGTTCTCGACGGGAAGCGGGCGCTGGTCGCGCGCGCCATCACGCTCGTCGAGTCCACCCGGCCGCAGCACCGTTCGCTGGCGCAGGAGTTGCTGACCGAGCTGCTCCCGCACAGCGGGCGGGCCCGGCGGATCGGCGTCAGCGGTGTCCCGGGTGTCGGCAAGTCGACGTTCATCGACGCGTTCGGCACGATGCTGACCGGGCTGGGTCACCGGGTGGCGGTGCTGGCCGTGGACCCCTCGTCCAGCCGTACGGGCGGCTCGATCCTGGGCGACAAGACCCGGATGGAACGCCTTGCCGTCGACCCGGCGGCCTTCATCCGCCCCTCCCCCACCGCGGGAACCCTCGGCGGGGTGGCCAAGGCGACCCGCGAGTCGATCGTCGTCATGGAGGCGGCGGGCTACGACGTGGTGCTGGTGGAGACGGTCGGCGTCGGCCAGTCGGAGACCGCGGTCGCGAACATGGTCGACACCTTCCTGCTGCTGACACTGGCCCGCACCGGCGACCAGCTCCAGGGCATCAAGAAGGGCGTCCTTGAACTGGCGGACGTCATCGCCGTCAACAAGGCGGACGGCCCGCACGAGCGCGACGCGCAGGCCGCCGCACGGGAGCTGGCGGGCGCCCTGCGGCTGATGCACGGCAAGGACGCGGCCTGGACCCCGCCCGTGCTGAGCTGCAGTGCCCGCGACGGGGTCGGCCTCGACACCGTCTGGGAACGCCTCGAACAGCACCGCACGCTGCTCGACTCGACCGGCCGGCTCGCCGCCAAGCGCCGCGACCAGCAGGTCGACTGGACCTGGACCATGGTCCGCGACGAGCTGCTCGGCCGCCTGCACGCCGATCCGGCCGTACGAGCGCTCGCGCCCGCGCTCGAAGAACAGGTGCGCGACGGCGAGTTGACGGCCACGCTCGCCGCCGAGCGGATTCTGCGGACGTTCGGCGAACCGGGGCGCTGAACGTCCGGCGGCGGTCGGTGGGTCAGTCGGTCACGAGGTGCTGTCCCGGACATCGAGGTGGGCCCACGGGTCGTCGACCTGCTGCGCCCCGGCCGCTTCCTCCTGGGCTGCCGCCTCGGCGGCCGCCGCCTTGGCCCGCTTCTTGAAAGCCACGGTCCGACGGGCCTTGGCGATGACCTCGTCGTGGTCCCACCCGAACGTCGCCATGTCGAGCCGGGCGTCGAAAGCGGTCAGCAGTTCGGGGCTGATCTCCGCGAGTGCGGTGCGCAGCTCGGCGAGCGTCTGCGGACCTTCGGCGAACTCGAACTCGTACGGGTCCGAGGATGCCTCTGAGCTCGGCTCGTGCGGTAGCGCGGACATGTGTGTGACCTCCGGTCGTGATGTCACCACGGTACGCGGTGGAGGTGGCGGCCGTGCACGGAGGACCGCACACCGACGGGCGGGCACTCCTGGGGCCCGGTGACGACCGCATCACGATGCGGCGCACGGGCGTAGCCGGTCGCGGGGCCCCTCGTTGAACGTGGCATGACGACATGTGACGAGGACGGGCGTTCGACGGTCTTCGCCGCACGAGTGCCGGGCGGGTCCCGGCTCGACGACGAGAGCGACTGCCGTTGGTGCAGGATCCTCCTGGGTCCCGGCTTCCCGGGTTCCGGCTCCGTCGCGGGAACCGTCCGGGCGGAACCCGAGTCCGTGTGGCGCACCGGGCACTGCACCAGGCGTGTGCGCGCCTGGCTGGGCACCGTGGGCTTGCGCGTGTGGCTGGACACCCTGGGCGTGCGCGCGTGGCTGGAGCGGACGCGGACGGTGATGCTCCCGGTGGCCGCGATCACCGTACTGGCCGCGCTGACGCTGGTGACCATGGCCTGATCCGGTGCCGTCGCCCCGGTCCGCGAACTGCCACGAAATGCCCGGCCGTTGTGGAGAGACGAAGTCCGGACCGTCCTGGGAGGGTGAACGCGCGGCCGCCGCCATGGTCGGCGATGGCGGCGGCCCTCAGCGGGTGCGCGTCAATCGCTTCGACCGGGCGCTCCGTGAACGTTATGGTCACGCGCATGTGGGCGGACGTGGGCGGGGTCGACTGGGCGGCACTCAAGCACAACTACGGGTCGGCCGAGGACGTGCCCGGCCTGTTGGAACGGTGCGCGGGGCCCCGGGCCGACGACGCGGACGCCGCGGCGGACGAACTGCTCAACCTGCTGTTCCATCAGGGCGGCTGGATCTGTTCCGCGGTCCCCGCGGCGCTGCCGTTCCTGATCCGGCTGGCCACCATGCCCGCTGTGCCGAGCCGCAGAGCGGTACTGGACCTCCTGGCCATGCTCGCCTCGGAAGCGACCGAGGTCCGCGAGCGGTTCCTCGATCCGGCCTGGCAGCCGGCGTGGGCACGGGCCCTGCCCGATGTGCTGGCGCTGCTGGACGATCCCGAACCACGGATCCGGCGCTCGGCGGCCGAGATCGTCGGCGTCTGCGAGAGCTCCGGTGAACTGACGCTGCCCGCGCTGTTGCGACGCCTGCGCGCGGAGGACGATCCGGCAGCCCGTCTGGAACTGGTCCTCGCGCTCGGCCAGGCGGTGCGCCGAGAGCCGGCCGGTGACCGTGCCTCTGAGGTCGTGTTCCTGCTGGGAGAGCTGGTCGAAGCGCCCGAGGCACAGGTGCGTCTGGCAGCGGTGCACGCGCTGACTCCCGGTGCGCCGGACCTCCCGGCAGAACGCCTGGATCTGCTGCTCGAAGCGGTCCGGGACCCGAGTGTCGGTGTGTGGCGCCGGACAAGTTCGCTCGAGGCCCGGCCGGAGGGCGTCCAGCAGTGGACGGCCGGGCTGCTCCCCGGCCCCGATCCGTCCTTCGCACTCGGCCTGCTGGCCTGGCATCCCGACGAAGAGCAGCGGATCGGCGCGCTGGGCCAGGCGGGCAGGTCGCTGTGCCGGTGACGCTCCCCCACGACCGCGCTCCTGCCTGCCGTCGCCGACCGGTTGGCCGATCCTGTCGTCGAGGTCCGCTTCCGTGCGGCGGAGCTGATGGCCTGCCTCGGACCGGCTGCCGCGGTGCACGCCGACGGCGTGGCCGCGCTACTCGGCGACACCGGAGCCCGTACGACGCGTCAGCGGGAGACGGTCGGCGAAGCGGCCCTGTGGGCGCTGGCCCGGATGAACGATCCCCGCTGTCTGCCCGGCCTGGTAGAGCTGATCGCCGGAGGGCCGTCCGGCTTCGCGTCGAACTCCGCCCATCGCCCCGCGTCCGACTGGCATCGTCCGGTCCTCCCCGCACCGTACGAGGCACTGCTGTGCCTGCCGGAGCACGCCGACGTCCTCATGCCGGCGATCCGCGACCGGCTCCACCCCGCCACGCGACAGGACCTCCTCAGGAGCCTCTGCGAGGTGCTCGCGCACTGGGGCGCCGCCGCCGAGCCGGCTGTCCCGCACCTGGTGAACCTGCTGGACGACGACGCGACCTGGGTTCCGGCGGCAACGGCCCTGTCAGGAATCGGTACGGCTGGATTCGGTACGACAGGAGTCAGTACTGCAGGAGGCAGTACTGCAGGAGGCAGTACTGCGGGAGTCGGTACGCCAGGGATCGGTACGGGAGGCGGCGGTGCGGCAGGCACCAGGGTCCTCGACACGCTGGCCGGCCGATTCGGTTCCGGCGGCAACGAGGCGGAGCTCGCGGCCTGGACGTACTGGCGGGTCGGCGGCGATCCCGAACCCGCTCTGGACCTGCTCGGAGCCGCGATCACCGCGGACCGTTTCGTACACACCGCCTTGCGCAGGCTCGCCGACCTCGGTCCGCGTGCCGCGTGCCTCACCGATCGCCTCAGGGTTCTGGCGGCGA is a genomic window of Streptomyces sp. NBC_00414 containing:
- the scpA gene encoding methylmalonyl-CoA mutase is translated as MGIPDFSGIQLGTPTTGSGIDAGADDWRRAVKKATGDDEAFWETPEGIAVKPLYTGRDLEGLDFLGTYPGVAPYLRGPYPTMYVNQPWTIRQYAGFSTAEESNAFYRRNLAAGQKGLSVAFDLPTHRGYDSDHPRVTGDVGMAGVAIDSILDMRQLFDGIPLDKMSVSMTMNGAVLPVLALYIVAAEEQGVPPEKLAGTIQNDILKEFMVRNTYIYPPKPSMRIISDIFAFTSQRMPRYNSISISGYHIQEAGATADLELAYTLADGVEYIRAGREVGLDVDAFAPRLSFFWAIGMNFFMEVAKLRAARLLWAKLVRQFDPQNAKSLSLRTHSQTSGWSLTAQDVFNNVTRTCVEAMAATQGHTQSLHTNALDEALALPTDFSARIARNTQLLIQQESGTTRVIDPWGGSAYVEKLTYDLARRAWQHIEEVEAAGGMAKAIDAGIPKLRIEEAAARTQARIDSGRQPVIGVNKYRVETDEQIDVLTVDNSSVRTQQIEKLRRLRAERDETACQDSLDALTRAAGGEGNLLELAVNAARAKATVGEISDALEKVYGRHAGQIRTISGVYRNEAGESPSVDRTRSLVDSFEEAEGRRPRILVAKMGQDGHDRGQKVIATAFADLGFDVDVGPLFQTPGEVARQAVEADVHIVGVSSLAAGHLTLVPALREELAAEGRDDIMVVVGGVIPPQDVPTLLEMGAAAVFPPGTVIPEAAYDLVRRLSTGLGHDL
- the meaB gene encoding methylmalonyl Co-A mutase-associated GTPase MeaB, with the protein product MIELDTYVKGVLDGKRALVARAITLVESTRPQHRSLAQELLTELLPHSGRARRIGVSGVPGVGKSTFIDAFGTMLTGLGHRVAVLAVDPSSSRTGGSILGDKTRMERLAVDPAAFIRPSPTAGTLGGVAKATRESIVVMEAAGYDVVLVETVGVGQSETAVANMVDTFLLLTLARTGDQLQGIKKGVLELADVIAVNKADGPHERDAQAAARELAGALRLMHGKDAAWTPPVLSCSARDGVGLDTVWERLEQHRTLLDSTGRLAAKRRDQQVDWTWTMVRDELLGRLHADPAVRALAPALEEQVRDGELTATLAAERILRTFGEPGR
- a CDS encoding HEAT repeat domain-containing protein; its protein translation is MWADVGGVDWAALKHNYGSAEDVPGLLERCAGPRADDADAAADELLNLLFHQGGWICSAVPAALPFLIRLATMPAVPSRRAVLDLLAMLASEATEVRERFLDPAWQPAWARALPDVLALLDDPEPRIRRSAAEIVGVCESSGELTLPALLRRLRAEDDPAARLELVLALGQAVRREPAGDRASEVVFLLGELVEAPEAQVRLAAVHALTPGAPDLPAERLDLLLEAVRDPSVGVWRRTSSLEARPEGVQQWTAGLLPGPDPSFALGLLAWHPDEEQRIGALGQAGRSLCR